Part of the Salarias fasciatus chromosome 23 unlocalized genomic scaffold, fSalaFa1.1 super_scaffold_20, whole genome shotgun sequence genome, tgtgtgtgtgtgtgtgtgtgttctgcaccAGGTACGAGGCAGAAGACTCGAGGTCAGCCACGCCCAGTGAGCTGTCCGGCCCCAAGAGACACTCGGAGGGGACGTTCTCCAACGACTACAGCAAAtacctggaggacaggaaggcgCAGGACTTTGTTCAGTGGTTGATGAACAACAAGAGGAGCGGGTCAGTGCCAGAAGAAACCCATCGCTTCCCACTGAGCTGCAATGAACTTTTTTTCTCAtggctcgtcctcctcctcctcctcttcatcactcctcTGTGTTGCAGTGATTCGGAGAAGCGCCACACAGACGGCACCTTCACCAGCGACGTGAGCGCCTACCTCAACGACCGGGCGGTCAAAGAGTTTGTCGCCAGGCTCAAATCGGGGCAAGTCTGAAGAGCGTAGGCtgaccctcctcaccctcctcctcctccttctgcctgTGTCCACTGAGGAGGAACTTGATCTTGTTGTTGCTtatctcttcttctctttctttgctttattttttttcccccctcctcgaTGTTACATGTgctgaaataaatcaaaggaACTTTTTCTCCTGCGTTGATTCATGTGTCACTGCAATCGGAAAAACACGATCACACAACCCAATCCCCacgggaacaggaagtgagcttGATTCTCTGATTCGGGCTTTCCCAGCGTCGCCGCCTTTGTGTGGGCCCGGCTCACGTTGTGTGCCTGTGTACAGATCGGAAGCGAAGAGGAGGGTTGACAGCAGGAGGCACGTAGACGGGAGCTTCACCAGCGATGTGAACAAGGTGCTGGACTCCATGGCCGCCAAGGAGTATTTACTCTGGGTCATGACCTCCAAACCCTCAGGGGAAAGGTAAACGACCGGACCAAGCCACCAGACGAGGTGTGTTTTCCCCCCTCGGTGCAGtttcattgtggttttctctcttttgcagtcagaaaagacaagaagacCAATGAGGGAGTGTTCGCCGGGCGCCCTCCCCCAACGCCATACACCCCAGGAACTGGAAGCCATACCGCTTTGCACAACTTAACACCGTTTCTTTGAGTGTGTacctttttttccatcttatTTTTAACTTCAGCAATGCAAAgacacaccaaaaaaacaacaaaaaacaaaaaaaaaaaccctcttccaCAGGATTGAAGGTACACCCGAAGAAAAATTACATTCAGGTTATTTTCTAcaaatttaaattatttattattattatgaatatTATGTGAAAACAAGAAGAGGTCTCAGGCAGGCCGATCGGAAGCGTGTGTGGTGAGTTGATTGTTGTATGATATTAATCATCTGCTCTGGCTAAATAAAGTTTTCCATTCATTCTGTGCCTGTGACTCTGACATGATGATCTATTGAGTGCAAAGTGACTCACGACACCACCCTGTGGTAGAGTGTGGTATTACTGGCTGAGGGCAGGTAAAGACACCGACACATAAACATaaaaaccggcctgcaagagaTGAAATCTATAGTAATTTTAccgtggaaaaaaaagaggtctTCAGTTATATTTATCTGCTTTACAAATTTATGCAATTGATCAGGTAATTATTGTGCAGTTGTGTGCCGAGGAAGACAAGGTTTTTAATTATTCCACAAACATACCTTCCTTCCAGAAGCAAAAACTCAAATGTCCAAGAGGTGCTGCTCactgtctgacctctgaccttcctgTGGACACGTAGAGGTTGGTTAAAATAACGCGCCAGCAGCACTTTTAGCAGTTTCGTCTCTTTATTAATTTGCTCTCGcgctctctctcagtctctcacTCTCATTCTCGTGAAACAAATCACAGTTGAACAACAGATCTGAACTCATAGGTCTCTATACAGGTGActtaaattattaaaacagaAAGTGTACAGCTAGTACTACCGAATTTAAGGCAGAATTCCACACAGAAGTGGTCAAAATAGTCGATACTGATATAATTTTTGACCCATTAGTAGCTTCGCTAATCAACTAAGAACCATCAACAATGGGAAAAGAACATCTAGAACGAAAACCTGAATTTAACACTGACTTCATGTTAGTAATATATTAGTAACATTTTACATCAACAAAATATACTATGTATTATACATTGTTAAGATTCTTTACCATTTATTACATGTTGCCCTTCCCAGAAAAAAGGTATTATTGCATCTCTAGAAGTTACCATGGTCCTGCAGCGAGTCAGTGGACACTGCTTCACCGCCATGCAGGtgtttcactttttgaaaaaaaaaaacaaaaacaaaaaaaaaaaaacaattggcTTCGGATGCTAACACACTGAGGGTCGTTCGGAGAGGAGATCACATGTCCATGGATGACACTTACTGACAGGGTGACGACGAGCACGCGGGTGGGAAACGTGGAGCTTTTCTGTACACTCCCGCAAAATTCTGCATCTGCAAGTttaagaagcttttttttttgttttgttttgttttgtttatttgtttgtttgttttttttgtttgtcataAAAAGCCAAGGCCAAGTTCCTGAACTACGCTGCCATGCGAGCTTTGACAATGTCCTTTCCTAAAAAGTTGCCCCAGAAAAGATAACGGGAAATTGGCAAATTACCAATTGTTGCGAGAGTTCTAGCAGTCTTAAGGGAATCCAGCTAAACAAGTAAATTTGGTCCCTAATTGTAGATTATGTGCCTGAACAGAACCAAGTATCTAtaatatttaaacatatttaaatatagcctcgtgaaccagccccgcccactccacatccaacAAGCATGAGCTTCAGTTTTAGTGCAATCTTGAGCATTTTTTAAACGCACAAATTTCCCAGAAAGCATTTCGGGGACAAGCTTAAGAGGAAGCTGGACACGTAGATGTGAAATAGCGATGGAGAAGACTCTGGAGTGATGTGAGAAGTCACTGTCACAAACCGTCACATATACAGAATATATAAAATGTATATCTAatactttccaaaaaaaaaaaatggtgagaTTCGCTTCCAAGCCGACTCCTTTGGATACCAGTGAAATGTGTCAGTATTGGCAAATATCTTTGCGTGCTCTAATGTGACGTGCCGAATTCAGCAGCGGCATTAAATGCTCCACATAGAGTCCACACCTGTGGCAGGATTTTAAAAGGACAACTCGCAGTTGTTGctggaaaaatataaaaaacatacaaaatacaaataaagtttaaaaaccGTTGAAAATTTCGACTTGATTGGCCCGTGAACGCAGCAGAGACTGGAGGTGTCGTGTAGTCCCGGCTTCCTTCTGTTGCTGGTATCGCCAAACACTGATAatacacagaagaagaagaagagcggcggcgctcggcTTCCTCACGCTAATACTGACTCTAACagattttttgtttgatttttacaCGACTTGCACACAGACTTACATGACGAAAAACACAGTGTAGCACAGTACAAAGGTGGCTGAGTGTGGCACGGTAtcgcttctttttttgtgtgtgtgtgtgtgtgtgtgtgtgtttgtgtgtttgtgtgtgtgtgttttttatcatttctttttgATTTACTGACTGACAGCACGGTGGCGCCGCCAGTATGTGTCATCACAAACTCGTCTCCCGGTCCAAGCTCTTGTTATGCCTCCGCCGCTTGTGTCGCTTCTCGCCGCCTCTGGGaacgctgggggggggggggggggggacaaacaaaaaaaaaaacaccatagTTACAACGTGAACACACTCCACTGATCGCGTTCACTCACATGCATACATGCACGCAGCAGACATTTCTGAGGAAGCTCAATCCAAATAATCTGGTTATTTTAAAAATCAGAGTGCGTCCTCGTGCAGAGAGCATGcggagggaacacacacacacacgccgtgaATCAGTCCACTTCTCAGTCAAACACCACCTCGGATCAGGAGTGCGTCGGGGCcacgacaacaaaaacaaccgTGGAAAAcgagaaaatgtttgaaaatgaagattcaggttttttttttgttgtcatttagCTCATTGCGGACGAAGGCCGTCGCGCAAACTTTCATGTCATGCAACACCGAGCAGTCAGAAACAAAAGAGGACAAGCCTCCCCATGCTGACGGGGAACCGCTGGGACCAGAGCTTACCTTTGGGGTTTCAGCTTCTGAGAGGTTAGGAAGGGGAGCTTAGGAGTGGGATGGAGCGAGAGAAGCAGGCAGGAGATGCTATGTTAGTCTACTCCACAGGAAATCTGCCCGGTCGGGTCTGCTGCTCTTAGAAATAACACACTAGCGACTGaacttcatggaaaaaaaaaaaaaaaaaaaacgtaaagTCAATGTTCTACAGTATTTCAATACCAAACACCTGGCTCTGCTGCGTGTCTGTGAGCCTGCAGGAACACacttagcatgtagcatcaatAAGGAGCATGTGGAAGACTAATATCGATCAGGCTGTGGCAGAGGCTGACCTTTTAGCGCTGGCTTCCTTCTTCGCGCTCTCAGCAGGGTTGACGCTCTTCCACACGTTGCCGAACGATCCTTTGGACATCTCGTCGGTGATGTTGACTGTGGATGGATcaccccttcacacacacacacacacacacacgcttgtcTGTCAGGTCACTCACTCTGCTTGCATGTTGAGTTATGGATTACACAGGCTTTGAAAATGACTTACTTGAAGTGTCCCTCCAGCGGGACTTGCACAATaccctcctcctctgcaatGATACTGTGCTCCTCCTTGAAACGGAAGGGAAACAGAAGGTTGGACGCGGTAACAGagaagcagagtgtgtgtgtgtgtgtgtgtgtgtgtgtgtgtgtgagcggtgGCCTTCACTGCACCTCCTGTGCGGcgtcctccagcttcttcttcttccactccGGCATCAGGTCGTCCAGccagctcagctccctcttgCTGAAGATGAAGTCCAGCAACTTCCGGATGAAGACCAGAGCCAAGAcctgcggcggcagcggcggcaggaaGAGATTTAGGATGGAGGGACGCTGAGACGCCAACAGACACGCGCGCGCGAAGGTGCTTCTTTTACCATCATGGGGAAAACAATGGCGGCTTTGGAGGTCTTGATGATCCAGAGCAGAGCCAAGCAGCTGAGCTGGATGATGGTGAAGAGGTGCACCTTCCTCAGGGGGACGTGGCGCAGGTAGATGAAGTCCGGCTGGTGTTTGGCCGGCATGCCGAAGAGCCTCAGGCGATCGAAGaactgggggggaaaaaaataaataaaaaaaatcatcctgtCATGTTTCGATGGATTTAGGTCAAAAACGTTCAAGTGATGCTGCAGAAACTCGCCTGGATGCCTCGGAGTGACGAGGCGCCCATGTAGAGAAAGACTCCGTACAGCACCGGCATGGGAATGAACTGGAAGCGCAAAGAAACGTCATGAGCGGGCTTTATCCACACGAGCTGCTGTTAGTAATTCCCGTGTCTGCGTTCCTGACCTTGAGCATGGACGTCATGAAGACGGAGCAGCCCATCAGCGTGAAGATCATGAGGCCCGTGAAGCGCTGCTCCCGGATGCCCAGGAACTTGGGCTGCTCGCCGGGCGCCGAGCACTCCGACTCCAGCTTCAGGCTGTTGACGTGGGAGATGGAGAGCACGGTGGCGGCCACGAACCACGGCAGGCCCATCACCGAGCACACGCCCAGCATCACCCCCACCACGAACAGGTCCAGGTGGTAGCCGCAGCCTTTCTGCAGGAAGCGAAGGACGACGGCGGCCGCACAGGTCAAGAACTCCAACAAGTCAGAACTTCTCCGCCAGGCGGACGGCGGGGGGGCGGTACCTTCAGCTTGTGCTCCTTCCTGTTGATGATGACGGCCGTGATCTGCTGGTCCATGAAGATCAGGATGGTGCAGAGCAGGGCGGGAATGAAGGTGATGATGGTGGTCCACCACGGGTTGGGCCCCACGGGGTTTATGACCCAGCCGCGGTCGTCCCTGGTCGGCTGGACGCAGCAACGACAACATTCAACACTAAAATTCtccatttttattctttcttatTTGTGCAGGTATTACATATTGGAGGCCCAAAGTCCAACAAATACTGATTCTGAGTGAATATGAAGCTTATTGTATGCTGTTTATGATGATTGTCTCTTGTAAATACTATTTAATTTAAGATTCCTGAGAGTGAAACGCAGCAGTGCGATGGACCCAAAAGGACGGCTTACTTTGAACTTGTTGGGGACTTGTAACTTAGGGGAGGGGATCCCCAAGGCGTAATCTATCAGCACCATGAAGAGGATGGTGATGAAGACCGCAAAATCGCTGATGATGGCTCGCACCTGGAagaaacacgcacacaaacacacacacagaaattatGAATGAAATGACGATGAATGAATACAATACATGCAGAAGAGCCATTTACAATCACCACTATTATAAAAACACAGGCCGAAAACTTGAATAATCCACACCAGTAGTTTATGTTACTTGTAGGGCAAAAAAGAAATTGAAGACATGCATGATGGGGTTCAAATCTGCATCCAAACCTCTCTAAATTTGAGAAATCTCTCACTAACTTTCTAAATGATCCTGAATATCACTGTCTGATCATAACATGAGCTATTTGCCTGAGAGTGAGAGACGTGTGTTGCCGTCTTCTTTAACTCATCACACTGATGGTTAATGATAAACAATTTTCAATGGTTGACTTTCAGGCATTCGTTAAACATCTTAACTCGATTAAAGTTGAAAATTTTACACACTAAAACATCCCAGAAATGCACAATTTCATACAGAAATAACGAGTTTATCACTATGAAACAAGGAATGAATACAGGCGTCAGCTATCACACAAACAATAAGGAATAATTTTATTCCTATTGCTAATTTTGCACGGCCTGCAGAAAACTGAGGGATATATTTCATGACCAccaggtggcggtagtgcactgGAAATTGCAGCCTGCATCACGCCACGCATGACACACACTCGGTGTCATCTCAATGATGAATCATAGACGCTGCTCACATAGAACCGGGCTGCAGAGGCCACAGCGTCGCTGCTGTGTCCCGCGGCCGCCGGCAGGTGGCAGCACGCGCTCAAAACTGAGGCGGTCCGTGCACGGCTTTCCTACCTTTGTGGGGAAGTATCGGCTGGTCTTGAACTCCTTGAGGAAGGCGGACATGAAGACGGTGGAGAAGAAGAGCACCACGCACCAGAAGAGGACGTCGGGGATGTAGGGGCCGTGGGGGCCGCAGGCGCTGCCCTCGAACTCGCCGTGCAACATCTCGCACTCCTACTGGCCCCAGAGGACAACGAGGGggtgaggatggtgagcggTGATGGAGACGGAGGCACGTCAGTGATGAGTTGGAGAAGTCTGGAGATGATCTGTGAGCGACTCATGACTCATGCGCCACCGGCGTGACTGATCCTGCCTCTAACACCGCATCTTCTACACTGAAATCCTTTGAAATCCCCCCCCACATTCTCCTTAATCCTCCCCGTCTGGCATTATGACGCTTTCTAATGAAGCCAgatgctgaaacacacacccccCCTCTGGCCCCGAGTCCTCTATTGTGCTTGATGAGGGCTTCTTACCTTGACCTCCAGCATGGTCCAGTTGACCTCTGAGGCCGTGATGTTTCTTTCTTCCCAGAAGCGTATGGTTTCATTGCTGGGGTGCCTCGGCTC contains:
- the LOC115383975 gene encoding LOW QUALITY PROTEIN: glucagon-like (The sequence of the model RefSeq protein was modified relative to this genomic sequence to represent the inferred CDS: substituted 1 base at 1 genomic stop codon) is translated as MNSIHSLAGLLLVCCLVRSSWQASAHEADGRYEAEDSRSATPSELSGPKRHSEGTFSNDYSKYLEDRKAQDFVQWLMNNKRSGDSEKRHTDGTFTSDVSAYLNDRAVKEFVARLKSGQVXRASEAKRRVDSRRHVDGSFTSDVNKVLDSMAAKEYLLWVMTSKPSGESQKRQEDQ